A DNA window from Lutra lutra chromosome 8, mLutLut1.2, whole genome shotgun sequence contains the following coding sequences:
- the LOC125107220 gene encoding cationic amino acid transporter 3-like isoform X2, translating into MLHQALYRFGQNLLRRRPLEKEVYEFKSGIKLSTLDLVALGVGRTVGVGVYFLANEVAGNQAGPSTVICFLVAGLTSLLAGLCYAEFSARVPHSGSAYLYSYVTVGELWAFITGWNLILSFVVDAFAVVQAWFLTFDILFGNQISETQHETISQYVPEVIADHLGYFFVIFLFLFMELQYVSRRGFFRVFEVFTLVKLLVLSFFIISGFIKGDLHNWKLTEEDYIQAGLNGTSLLGPLGSGGFMPFGFEGILRGSATCFYAFIGFSVIVTRVKESRNPQRSIPVGIVISLLICFFVYFGVSAALTLMVPYYQLRPGSTLPEAFLHIGWAPAYYVVVFAIFCSIFVGIYWGFMFPIRRVIHMMAKDGLLFPVLARFTYGTYGRILSTLILGIITAVMVFFFGLTDLLDLRSVGTLVSYSLIAFCVLIVRYQIKRRKEENEEELQEKDGGNEAQVQGETAPAAEKLTLQGLLFPVKHSLMKEMPCWQSQ; encoded by the exons ATGCTGCATCAGGCGCTTTACAGGTTTGGTCAAAACCTGTTACGCAGACGTCCACTGGAGAAAGAAGTGTACGAGTTTAAATCTGGCATAAAACTGAGCACTCTGGATTTAGTGGCCCTGGGTGTGGGCCGCACAGTGGGTGTCGGTGTGTACTTCCTGGCTAATGAGGTGGCCGGTAACCAAGCAGGACCATCCACTGTGATCTGCTTTTTGGTGGCAGGTCTAACATCATTGTTGGCTGGACTGTGCTATGCGGAGTTTAGTGCCCGGGTCCCCCATTCTGGCTCGGCATATCTCTACAGCTACGTCACTGTGGGTGAACTCTGGGCTTTCATCACTGGCTGGAATCTCATCCTCTCCTTTGTTGTTGATGCATTCGCTGTGGTCCAGGCCTGGTTCTTAACTTTTGACATCTTGTTTGGGAACCAGATCTCTGAGACCCAGCATGAGACCATCTCACAGTATGTTCCCGAAGTCATTGCAGACCATCTAGGCTACTTTTTTgtcatctttctgtttttgttcatgGAACTGCAATATGTAAGTCGGCGTGGGTTCTTCAGAGTTTTTGAAGTGTTTACATTGGTGAAGCTTTTGGTTCTCAGCTTTTTCATCATCTCTGGCTTCATTAAGGGGGACCTGCACAACTGGAAGCTCACAGAAGAGGACTACATACAGGCCGGACTCAATGGCACCTCTCTCTTGGGCCCTCTGGGCTCTGGAGGATTCATGCCTTTTGGCTTTGAGGGCATTCTCCGTGGATCAGCTACCTGTTTCTATGCATTCATAGGTTTCAGCGTTATTGTTACCAGAGTCAAAGAATCCCGCAATCCCCAGCGTTCCATCCCCGTGGGCATTGTGATTTCACTGCTCATCtgcttttttgtgtattttggagtCTCTGCAGCACTGACACTCATGGTTCCTTACTACCAGCTGCGACCTGGGAGCACCTTGCCTGAGGCATTTCTCCATATTGGCTGGGCCCCTGCATACTATGTTGTAGTTTTTGCAATTTTCTGTAGTATTTTTGTTGGTATCTATTGGGGCTTTATGTTCCCCATACGTCGGGTGATACACATGATGGCAAAGGATGGTCTCCTGTTCCCAGTCCTTGCCAGGTTCACTTATGGCACATATGGCCGTATCTTGTCCACTCTGATCCTTGGCATTATCACAGCAGTCATGGTATTCTTCTTTGGACTCACTGATCTTCTGGACCTGAGGTCAGTTGGGACCCTGGTATCTTATTCCCTGATAGCTTTTTGTGTTCTTATTGTCAGGTACCAGAttaagaggaggaaggaggaaaatgaagaagagcTGCAGGAGAAGGATGGGGGAAATGAAGCACAGGTGCAGGGGGAGACCGCACCTGCAGCAGAGAAGCTGACTCTACAAGGACTACTTTTTCCAG ttaaACATTCACTAATGAAGGAGATGCCTTGTTGGCAGAGTCAGTAG
- the LOC125107220 gene encoding cationic amino acid transporter 3-like isoform X1, whose product MLHQALYRFGQNLLRRRPLEKEVYEFKSGIKLSTLDLVALGVGRTVGVGVYFLANEVAGNQAGPSTVICFLVAGLTSLLAGLCYAEFSARVPHSGSAYLYSYVTVGELWAFITGWNLILSFVVDAFAVVQAWFLTFDILFGNQISETQHETISQYVPEVIADHLGYFFVIFLFLFMELQYVSRRGFFRVFEVFTLVKLLVLSFFIISGFIKGDLHNWKLTEEDYIQAGLNGTSLLGPLGSGGFMPFGFEGILRGSATCFYAFIGFSVIVTRVKESRNPQRSIPVGIVISLLICFFVYFGVSAALTLMVPYYQLRPGSTLPEAFLHIGWAPAYYVVVFAIFCSIFVGIYWGFMFPIRRVIHMMAKDGLLFPVLARFTYGTYGRILSTLILGIITAVMVFFFGLTDLLDLRSVGTLVSYSLIAFCVLIVRYQIKRRKEENEEELQEKDGGNEAQVQGETAPAAEKLTLQGLLFPGSPTPTLLSGQVVYVCSSLLVLLMTLLCLVLAHWPGLLSGDAGPITVVVLLLVLITGITGVIWRQPQSSSSLPFKVPALPLLPLLSIFVNVCLMMQMSAGTWLKFGVWMLIGFVFYFCSGIQQSRVK is encoded by the coding sequence ATGCTGCATCAGGCGCTTTACAGGTTTGGTCAAAACCTGTTACGCAGACGTCCACTGGAGAAAGAAGTGTACGAGTTTAAATCTGGCATAAAACTGAGCACTCTGGATTTAGTGGCCCTGGGTGTGGGCCGCACAGTGGGTGTCGGTGTGTACTTCCTGGCTAATGAGGTGGCCGGTAACCAAGCAGGACCATCCACTGTGATCTGCTTTTTGGTGGCAGGTCTAACATCATTGTTGGCTGGACTGTGCTATGCGGAGTTTAGTGCCCGGGTCCCCCATTCTGGCTCGGCATATCTCTACAGCTACGTCACTGTGGGTGAACTCTGGGCTTTCATCACTGGCTGGAATCTCATCCTCTCCTTTGTTGTTGATGCATTCGCTGTGGTCCAGGCCTGGTTCTTAACTTTTGACATCTTGTTTGGGAACCAGATCTCTGAGACCCAGCATGAGACCATCTCACAGTATGTTCCCGAAGTCATTGCAGACCATCTAGGCTACTTTTTTgtcatctttctgtttttgttcatgGAACTGCAATATGTAAGTCGGCGTGGGTTCTTCAGAGTTTTTGAAGTGTTTACATTGGTGAAGCTTTTGGTTCTCAGCTTTTTCATCATCTCTGGCTTCATTAAGGGGGACCTGCACAACTGGAAGCTCACAGAAGAGGACTACATACAGGCCGGACTCAATGGCACCTCTCTCTTGGGCCCTCTGGGCTCTGGAGGATTCATGCCTTTTGGCTTTGAGGGCATTCTCCGTGGATCAGCTACCTGTTTCTATGCATTCATAGGTTTCAGCGTTATTGTTACCAGAGTCAAAGAATCCCGCAATCCCCAGCGTTCCATCCCCGTGGGCATTGTGATTTCACTGCTCATCtgcttttttgtgtattttggagtCTCTGCAGCACTGACACTCATGGTTCCTTACTACCAGCTGCGACCTGGGAGCACCTTGCCTGAGGCATTTCTCCATATTGGCTGGGCCCCTGCATACTATGTTGTAGTTTTTGCAATTTTCTGTAGTATTTTTGTTGGTATCTATTGGGGCTTTATGTTCCCCATACGTCGGGTGATACACATGATGGCAAAGGATGGTCTCCTGTTCCCAGTCCTTGCCAGGTTCACTTATGGCACATATGGCCGTATCTTGTCCACTCTGATCCTTGGCATTATCACAGCAGTCATGGTATTCTTCTTTGGACTCACTGATCTTCTGGACCTGAGGTCAGTTGGGACCCTGGTATCTTATTCCCTGATAGCTTTTTGTGTTCTTATTGTCAGGTACCAGAttaagaggaggaaggaggaaaatgaagaagagcTGCAGGAGAAGGATGGGGGAAATGAAGCACAGGTGCAGGGGGAGACCGCACCTGCAGCAGAGAAGCTGACTCTACAAGGACTACTTTTTCCAGGCAGCCCCACCCCTACTCTACTCTCTGGCCAGGTTGTCTATGTTTGCTCCTCACTGCTGGTTCTGCTGATGACTCTCCTCTGCCTGGTGCTGGCCCACTGGCCAGGTCTGCTTTCTGGAGATGCAGGGCCGATCACAGTGGTTGTGCTGCTCCTGGTGCTCATCACTGGGATCACTGGGGTCATCTGGAGACAGCCACAGagctcctcttcccttccctttaaggtccctgctctgcctctcctcccactcctgaGCATCTTTGTGAATGTTTGCCTTATGATGCAGATGTCAGCTGGCACCTGGCTGAAATTTGGTGTCTGGATGCTGATCGGATTTGTTTTCTACTTCTGCTCTGGGATCCAGCAAAGTAGGGTTAAGTGA